One part of the Lycium ferocissimum isolate CSIRO_LF1 chromosome 8, AGI_CSIRO_Lferr_CH_V1, whole genome shotgun sequence genome encodes these proteins:
- the LOC132067069 gene encoding mavicyanin-like, protein MAEKAVIVSFLLMMFMLFGLTMAKTYVVGDSAGWTSNKQVDYKRWSVSKHFEIGDVLLFEFNPNKDNIVLVTKKDFEACNGYPFGTPSLGKERFPLDSEGQLYFICSVPGHCKAGQKLEITVHSAASPAMAPTPSTTNKLSPSDSASNGSLLLSSSFCFSFVLPAFSLYLVA, encoded by the exons ATGGCTGAGAAAGCGGTCATAGTTTCTTTCTTGTTAATGATGTTCATGCTTTTTGGCTTAACAATGGCAAAAACATATGTGGTTGGTGATTCTGCTGGTTGGACAAGCAATAAGCAAGTTGATTACAAGAGATGGTCAGTGTCTAAGCATTTTGAAATTGGCGATGTTCTTC TGTTTGAATTCAATCCAAACAAGGATAATATAGTACTAGTGACAAAAAAAGATTTCGAAGCGTGCAATGGCTACCCATTTGGTACCCCAAGCCTTGGCAAGGAAAGGTTCCCTCTTGATTCTGAAGGCCAATTGTATTTTATTTGCAGCGTTCCAGGCCATTGTAAGGCTGGTCAAAAGCTCGAAATCACCGTTCATTCTGCTGCATCTCCGGCTATGGCTCCGACGCCATCTACGACAAACAAGTTGAGCCCCTCAGATTCAGCCTCTAATGGATCACTTTTGCTCTCCTCAAGCTTTTGCTTCTCATTCGTGCTACCCGCATTTTCACTCTATTTAGTTGCTTGA